The Bos indicus x Bos taurus breed Angus x Brahman F1 hybrid chromosome 11, Bos_hybrid_MaternalHap_v2.0, whole genome shotgun sequence sequence TAACATTAAATTAATGCTGTTAATTTATTGGTTTTGCtgtttattattttggttttataattGTATAAGTACTGTTAGCCTAAGACATTTATTTATACATAGCTCTACTATTATTTATGTTTaagtagtactcttgcctggagaatcccatgggccgaggagcctggtaggctgcagtccatggggtcgctgggagtcggacacgactgagcgacttgactttcacttttccctttcatgcattggagaaggaaatggcaacccactccagtgttcttgcctggagaatcccagggacgggggagccaggtgggctgccatctgtggggctgcacagagtcagacacgactgaagtgacttagcagtagcagcattataatatgggcttccctgatggctcagtggtaaagaatctgcctgccaatgcaggagacacaggggactcgggtttgatccctgggtcagaaagatctcatgaagaaggaaatggcaacccactccagtattcttgctggaaaattctaaggacagaggagcctggtgggctaccatggggtggcaaagagtcagacgtgacttagcgactaaacgacatTAACAACAAATTCCTATAGGTTCTATTTTTTGTCTCCTATTCCCCCACCACAAACATCTctactcttttttgttttccttttcccatgAGTGTCACTACCAGTCTCTGTTCTGGTCTGTCTTTTTAGCCCATCCACCAAGAACTTCTCTCTAGTTTGTTCTTGCACAGCATCCCGATTACCCAGATCAGTGTGGTACTTGCAATAATAATCCAATACTAAAAGCACAATGGAGAGAGTTATTAATCCCATTTGGACCCAAGGATAAGAAGAATGCTCAGAGAAAGCTATAGAGGTGATGTCAGGCCTCAAGGGATGGTAACTAGGCATTAACTAagtggaaagggcttccctggtggctcagatgagaaagaatccacctgcaatgcgggagacatgggtttgatccctgggttgggaagatctcctggaggagggcatgacaacctatttcagtattcttccatggagaatccccatggacagaggtacctggcaagctatagtccatgaggtcaaaatgagtccgacatgactgagtgactaagcacacacaactAAGTGGAAAAGAGGCGAAGATATTACAATCCCATATGAAAACATGGAGGTGTGTAAAAAGAAGTGTTTGGGGAATGCAGCATAGTTCCGAATTTGATATAGGGTACTGATggtgaattgggcttcccaggtggggctagtggtaaagaacccacttgccagtgcaggagatgcaagagatggggattcaatccctgggtcgggaagatcccctggagcagggcatagcaacccactccagtattcttgtctggagaatcccacggacagaggagcctggacggccacggtccatgaggtcacaaagagtcagacattactgaagcaacttggcacacacacacatggatggTGAATACATAGGTGACTAGCTGCAATCTCTTCCCATTCCTTATCTGTGGCAGACATAGCTAATCTACAGAGCATTTTCCACACTGGGATTGAGCAGAGGCCTTGAACCATTCTCAAATTAACATACTAGGCAGCTACTCTTAATTAAGTGGTAGTGGCATAAGAGGTGAAACCTATTTGTTGTTCTGGGGATGAGAGAATGAGATGTCATGAAGAGTAATTGAGGCTGGGGAGTTAGTTAGCCAGGAGCCAGGCTGGGAAATTGTTTTTGATGATGGAATTGGTGATTATAATCTCTTGGGGAAAGAGAAGTTTCTGTGCTTTGAATGTGAAATATCAGAAAAGTTTCAGTGCTCTGGGAACTGCCTCTGTGAGCCTGGTCTAGTCTATGACCTTGTTAACAAGGCCCGGGAGAAATTCTGTTTGAGAATTCCCTAGCTACCCTGCTTTGGTCCTAATTAGCCACTCTGGGAAGTGTGTGGTTTAATTAAGAAACATCTATAGTTAAAAGTTTGGCTTCTCCTAACTGAGCGGTGATTAGGAATTAAGCAGGGTTTCTCCATGGAAACGTAGTCtttggccatcaccaactcaaagtaCCGCGGGAACAGAGGTCCTTTCTCAGGCTCATCTATCTGCCTCACTTCCCAATAGATAGTTGGGCCTATCTGGGTCTGCTCTGGAATTACACTTGGAACTGAGGCACCAGGTTGGAGGATGGGTCTGGCATGGCTGTAGACATCCCTTGTAATTTCCTTTGTGTTGAAGGAGACCTACAATTATAAGACAGGATTGGTGAAAGCCCTGAGGCAGAAGTGTGTCTGGTGTGTGTGAGGAATAATAAAAGGGCAAATGGACTGGACTGAATGAGCAGAAAGAGGCAGGAGACGAGTCCAAACTGATCAGAGAACCAGTTCATGTAGGACCTTGTAGACCATTGTGAAGATTCCGGCTCTAGTGCTACGTCAACTCCGTCAGTGTTTCGTTGtcaatgcattttcattttacttaagaCACGTTTCTCACGTTTCTCTAGCCCAAGGCCTAAAATACAGCTATCTTTTTTTctacaatgttttatttttaagatgaagtCTTATTACACATAGAGtacaatttatatacaataaaatttatCCATGTTAAGTATTTtgttgatgagttttgacaattGTCCTGCATTTTGTAGCAATTACAATCAAGACAGAGAACATTTTCAGCACCCTGGACATTTCTCTTGCCCCTCTAATAATTTTTCTTCTCCCACTCCCAGCTCCAGGCAAACACTGATCTGATTTCCTGTCTCCCCCACCTCCAGAAAAAAGTCATACAAATAGGATCACACAGTATGTAGCTTTTTAGATTGTTTAtttagcttctttcactttgcatacTGCTGTTGAGTTTCATCCAAGTTGTTGTATCATCatagttctttcctttttagtTCAGTATCATTTCTTGTGTAGATATACCATTATTTGTTGATCCATCCATCAGTTTCTAGACTGTCTTAGATTTTGGCTAGTATGAATAAAGATGCTACAAAACACTGGCATACATTTCTTTGCATAAGcacaattttcatttctttttttaattttgatagggggctaattactttacaatattgtattggttttgccatacatcaacatgaatccgccacaggcgtacacgtgttcccactcccgaaccccgctcccacctccttccccagaatattggaaataaaagcaaaaataaacaaatgggatctaattaaaattaaaagcttctgcacaaccaaagaaactataagcaaggtgaaaagacagccttcagaatgggagaaaataatagcaattttcatttcttttggagtatctaggagtgggatttctgggttacATGGTAGGGGTATGttaaactttttaagaaactgtcaagTTGTTTTAAGCAATTGTTCCATTTTGCAATGAATGAGATTTCCAGATGCTCAGGacttggtattgtcagtctttaaaatttcctttccgGTCTGCACCAAGCTAGCCCTCAGGCAGCACCATGAGCAATCTGAAGCCCACCGGCGAGCACAGCACTGGCGTAGCACGGGCTCTGGCGGCACCCTGGCGGAGGAGGAGGTCAGGACGCTGTGGGTCAGTGGGTTCCCTGTGGACATTAAATCCAGACAACTCTACCTGCTCTTCAGGCCTTTCAAGGGACATAAAGGGTCCCTGATCATGCTCACATCAAGACAGCCTGTTGGTTTTGTGGTCTTTGACTGTTGGGCAGGAGCAGCAGCCGCCAAGAATGCATTGAACGGTATTCGCTTTGATGCTGAAAACCCACAGTCTTTGAGGCTAGAGTTTGCCAAAGCCAACACCAAGATGGCCAGGAACAagctaaagtgaaagtcactcagtcgtgtccgactctttgtgaccccatggactatacagtccgtggaattctccaggccagaatactggagtgggtagccgttcccttttccaggggatcttcccaacctagggatcagacccaggtctccccattgcaggtggattctttaccagtggaaccacaagggaagccgacGAGCTAAAGGGAAGAACAAATGAATGACTACACGAAATCCTACCAATGCTGACCCCACCCTTGGAGCACACTTCATTGCAGGGGACACCTATAACCTGATGGGGGCCGCTCCAATCCCTGCATCCCCAGAGGCCTGGGCCCCCTACCCTCTGTACACTATGGAGCTGACCCCAGCCATCTCACATACCGCCGTTCACCTACCCAGCCGCcaccgctgctgctgccgcccTGCATGCTCAGGTGTGCTGgttcagtttagctcagttcagttgctcagtcgcgtccgactttttgcgaccccatggactgcagcactccaggcttccctgtccatcccaactcccggagctgcctcaaactcacatccttgagttgctgatgccatccaaacatctcatcctctgtcgtccccttctcttctcgccttcaatctttcccagcatcagcgtcttttcccaatgagtcagttcttctcatcaggtggccaaagtattggagcttcagcttcaggatcagtccttccaatgaatattcaagattgatttcctttaggatggactggttgaatctccttgcaacccaagagactctcaacagtcttctccaacaccacggttcaaaagcaccagGTGCGCTGGTACCCTTCCTCTGATACCACCCAGCCAGGATGGAAATATTGGCACTTCTGTTCGCTCTCCACCCTTGTCACCACAGCTCGAGGCCCCTGCCCCGCAGGGGAGGAAGCCACCCTGAGCGCCCCGTGCCCCCAGGTGGCCCTGCAGAGGTGCTTCTGTTGCTGCCCTCCAAAGACTGTGAACTTTAAGCCTGACTCAGTggactctttttcttcctctcttcctcctcagcCCTGTCCTGCCCCACAGCCTGTCTCCAAAGCCTCAGGGCTGGATTCAGGGCCCTTCTTGCTGGGAGGGCTCCTTGGAGACTGAGCAAGTCCCAACCTCCCAAATCTGCTTCCGTAAGCCCCCCTCAAGACACTGAGGCATTTAATTTTGAATGTTTTCTGCCATGAATTAAGACAGTTAAAACTTGTGTGTACATGAGTGTACAGTTTGTTCTCACATTGCTTCACCATGGCAACAAGGCCTGGCCACTAAGGGCTCATCATCATTCTGGGTTCCTCTCCCTACCCCTCTGCCCTGCACCACCTGGCTTCATTGAGGACCAAGCCCTGTAGCCAGTTCTGCTTGGCGGCTGgcactccaccaccaccacccccccactcACTTCCAGGCTGAATAGGAAGGACCACCCAGCCAAGACAGAGCATTTTCCTGGTCATTTCAAATCAGGGGCCTCTGCTTCTTCCTCCTCAGATGGGCCAACAACCATTAAGAAAATCCTTTCTCTGCTCATTTCACTTACCTCTCTCCGGTGTACCCTGGcgcaccccacccctgccacggctcctcagtctttccaatcTTTGAAACCagccaaaaaagtgaaagtatttttGTACCCTGTGTAACAAAATGTTTATgcaacgtgaaagaggagagtggaaaggctggcttcaagctcaacattcaaaaaactaagatcatggcatcctgtcccgtcctatctcttcatggcaaatagatggggaaacaatggaaacggtgacggactttattttttttggctccaaaatcactgcagatatgaaattgaaagacgcttgctccttgctatgaccaatctaagtttgaaagtgaaagtttagtcactcagtcgtgtctgactctttgcaaccccatggattgtagactaccaggctccttcgtccacaggattttccaggcaagagtactggagtgggttgccctttccttcatgaccaacctagaacatgtattaaaaagcagagacattactttgctgacgaaagtccatctagtcaaagctatggtttttccagtagtcatgtatggatgtgagagttggaccataaggaaggctgagcaccaaagaactgatgcttttgaactgtggtgttggagaagactcttgagagtcccttggactgcaaggagatccaactagtcaatcctaaaggaaatcagtcctgaatattcattgggaggactgatgccgaagctgaggctccaatacttggccatctgatgtgaagaactgactcattgggaaaagaccctgatgctgggaagggttgaaggcaggaggagaaggggatgacagaggatgagatggttggatggcatcaccgactcaatggatgtgagtttgaggcagctccaggagttggtgatggacagggaattctggcagtgctgcagtccatggggtcacaaagagtcagatatgactgtgactgaattgaactgaactgaactgaaagcttcgtgtgtgtgtgtgtgtgcaattaATTATTGAAGAGCCCTTGTCAGACTTGTCAGATAAGTTTAACGTTTTCTTTTGAGGCATGAAGAAGAAAAGAGTTTCCTTTCTTCAGCAGTGAGCCTTAGCGTCAGCTCTTAgtttaagaaaaatgaaggaaaaattgtgcaattttttgttttgtgagCACATCAGTGCTTTGCTGTTGGCTGCAGCTGCGGCTGTCTTGCCATTTTCAGACTTAGAAGACGAGGTGGGTGTTGTAATTGCTGATCCTGTGAGAATGTGAAACTGGATAATAtatgaaacacaaaataaaagaaatcatccaaagtaaaaaagaaaaaacaatagcaCACTGTTGATTATTGCAGCTTAGTAAGTCTTGAAGCTAGGTAGCGCGAGTCCcctccttattttttttcaaatttattttgattcCTCTAGGTTCTTtggcatttccatataaattttagaataaattttttaacttctgtaaaaaaactggtagaactaaagtaacttttggtttttaatatttttatcttattttggtATCCCTTAtgagaaagtaaattttaaaaaactatactcCTGCTACCCAGAGATGACCATTGTTTTTCCAGTTTGGTGGGTTTTCTTCTctgacttaaaaattatttatgtttatagTAGATCTTACTTCTGAAGAGTTTAAGGCAGCTTGGAGTAACATATACGCTACCAGATGGATAAACTGAAAATAAGGTTAGACAAGCACAAAAGAAGGAATAAACAAGGGTGGGGACATAAAATTGAGCCAGGAATGACTCTGAAAATGCAGATGGTGATGACCCTTGTTACGGGTGAGCCTTAGATTTGGCTCCAAGCTTTCTGATCAGTCACAGAATTCACaaccaaagataaaaataaacagttgCTTAGATGAAATACTAACATCTGTGTTCTAAGAACAGACACAATGCATGAGCTTTCTTTTAATCAGCTTCAGTTAGAGACTTTTGGAAATCACATCCAtgcataaaaattaatattagtaATGGTTTGGAGGCAAAAATCACACTGTCtagatggcactagtggcaaagactccacctgccaaaaCAGAAGACACGAGAattgtgggttcagtctctgggctgAGAAcaccccttggagtaggaaatactatgtattcttgcctggaaaatcccatggataagggagcctgctggactacagtcactggagttgcaaagagttggacatgactgagtggctgagcacacagaTGTTTATGTCTCCAGTGATCTGTGTTGACAATACACTAGATATCAGATCCATGAGAAAGTATGGATGTTATACATGTCATTTGGACAATCTTCTCCAGATAATTTTTCCTTTAGTTCAACTTTTGATAAACATCATGTGTCAGTGAGCTCTAAATATTATTTCCTGGTTGGTGCTTCAGctatgactgtttttttttttattattagttgAATATAGATGAGTCTTATTTAGTGTTAGTGATCAAGTAACATATTGTAGTGTTGAGAGCAGAGCATTGGGCCAGACAGGTGTTTTAAATCCTAACCTCATAACTCTACTAACTGTGTAGACATAAGTGAGTTATGACATTTCATCAAATCTCGGGGGTCTAATACGTCTGAAAAGGTTACATGTTCTATGATTACAACTACATGACATTCAGGAAAAGGCAAAGCTGTAGAGATAGTTGAAAAGATCAATGGTTTccagatggtttttaaaaaaataattttactcatttagttttggctgtactgggtttcTGTTGCTTCAGGAGaaccttctctagttgtggtgagcagagcctactcttcgttgcagtgagtggaggctactctctttgcggtggcttctcttgttgagcacATGCTCTAGgcctgcgggcttcagtagttctgcacaggggctcagtagtttcagctcgtgggctctagaacacagctCGGTAGTTGtgctcatgggcttagtttctccaagtcatgtggaatctccctggaccagggattgaactagtgtttcctgcactggcaggtggattctttaccactgcaccaccagggaaatcccggaGGGCTTTTTGTCTTTCTTGGTGGGAGGAAATGAGGTAGGTGAAATAgcatttttaaggcagtgaaactaGCCTATTATATACCTCATAGAGCtcaaattcagagaaggcaatggcaccccactccagtactcttgcctggaaaatcccatggacggaggagcctggtaggctgcagtccatggggttgcgaagagtcgtatacgactgcacgacttcacttccacttttcactttcatgcattggagaaggaaatggcaacccactccagtgttcttgcctggagaatcccagggacgggggagcctggtgggctgctgtctatcaCACAGAGTCTgctgtcgcacagagtcggatacgactgaagcgacttagcagcagcagcagagctcaaATTGTCATCTCACTACACTGTATTCAATTTTAGTGTTGAAAAATGAGGGCAATTGTTCTCCAAGTGACTAAACCAAACTATACTCCTTTGTGCACTGTCATAGACTTTCAGTGTTCCCTACACTCACCAATGTTCAGAATTGCcaggaatatttttttcttgttcatctGCTGTGTGTAAAATAATATCTCACCCTGGTTGTAGTTTTCCTAATCACTCCTGAAGTTGAGCACAAACCATCTTTTTATAAACAATCTTTCTAAATGATTATGTGTTCTTTCTTCTGAAAGAGTGAGTATGGCATGTAATTTGACTACTCTGATGAGTCTAAACGCCCATCTTTCTTCAGAGCATAATGGAGAGTGGTCTTCAGGTGTGTCACACGTAAAGCAAGTGGCCCCAGGGGAGGTTGGGCAGAGAAGTAAAAAGTGGATCTAAGAGAAGAACCATGATAGAGTCAGTGGGTTTGGGAAGGCAAATGGGAGGACAGTAGAGCTGTCCACTAGGCTGCTGACAGGCTACTTTTCTACTGCAGCAGCAACTGATGGCACAATAGTAAAGAACtgatagtaaggaatctgcctgccagtgcaggagatgcaagatgaAGTTTCGATCcctagatggggaagatcccttggaggaggaaatgactactcactccaatattcttgcctggaaaattccatggacagaggagcctggcgggctactgtccacgggatgcaaaagagtcagacacgtttgAGCAACTGATCGCACACGTACGGGGGCAATTAAAGTGGAGTTCTAGCTCCTGAGTTCTGACACTTTCTGTGTCAGAAAGACACACTTCTGTGTCTTGCAGAGCCCCTTCTTTTGTCCAGGTAGCTGTAGAAGTCCTGGTGTAGAGTTGTACGTAAATGCAGTTCCAGTACATGGTGTAGTGCCAGTTGCCTCAGATCATCTGAGAAGCTTATGAAAGATCCCCGAGCCTCTCCTCtgtagattctttttaaaaaattttgttaactaattttatttaaaaataaaaatgtttatctgactgcactgagtcttacttgcagcatgcaggatctttagttgcagcatatgggatctagttccccatcAGGAATGGAACCccggccccctgtattgggagtccagaatcttagccactggaccaccagggatttccTTCCTCTGTAGATTCTGATTCACCTAGTCTAGAATGGGACATAGAAGGctacatctccccatttcccagaTTTTTCTGAGTATTTTCCCAGGACTCGCCTCAGATAATCAGGAGCTGATCCTTGTGTTTTTGCTGCCAGACTCTGATGTGGCCAGAAGCTTTTGCAGACATCCCAATCTgcccagaaggaagaaaacactgCTATACCCTGCTCCATTTTGTCAGGTATGGGCATAGAGTCTTccccaggtggccagagtacagtaagttcagttcagttcagtcgctcagtcatgtctgactctttgctaccccatgaaccgcagcgtgccaggcctccctgtccattgccaactcccagagtccacccaaacccatgtccattgagtcggtgatgccatccaaccatttcatcctctgttgtccccttctcctcctgccctcaatctttcccagcatcagagtcttttcagagctgtgagtcagctcttcacatcagatggccaaagtattggagtttaagcctcagcatcagtctttccaatgaacacccaggactgatctcctttaggatggactggttggatctctttgcagtccaagggactctcaagagtcttctccaacaccacagctcaaaagcatcaattcttcggcactcagctttctttatagtccaactctcacatccatacacgaccactggaaaaaccatagccttgactagacggacctttgttgacaaagtaatgtctctgcttttcaatacgctgtccaggttgttcataactttccttccaaggagcaagcgtcttttaatttcataaggcTATATCtgttgacaaacctagacagcatattaaaaagcaggcatCACTTTtccgacaaaggttcatctagtcagagctatgatttttccagtagtcacgtacggatatgagagctggaccttaaagaaggctgaccaccaaaggattgatgctttcaaactgtggtacaggagaagactcttgagagtcctttggactgcaaggagatcaaaccagtccattctaaaggaaatcagtcctgaataatcattggaaggactgacattgaatctgaagctccaaaactttggccacctgatgggaagacctgactcattggaaacgaccctgatggtgggaaggattgaaggcaggaggagaaggggatgacagaggatgagatagttggatggcatcattgactcaaaggacatgagtttgagccaactctgggagatagagaaggacagggaggcctggcatgctacagtccatgggattgaagagagtcggacacgactgagactgagaAGTAACAAATGCCTgttgataatattttattgaagaatcACACCATAGAAAAGAGAAGTACACCATAGAAACTACTTTCAAGTATAGCAATAGGCCCTAACTTCTCCTAAGAAATCATCAGGCCAGCTGCTAGACTGTCTCCACATGGACAAAGGCATTTCCTGTCCCTAGACGTGGAGGTCTTCTCAACGCCTATCACAGTCAGAGCTCAAATGCTTCTCAAGAGCCCTGAAAAGAGACAGTTTTCCCCTTACTTGTTTCTAGGTTCCAGATTCTCATGTAATCAGCCATTCTGTGcccatgacttttttttaaaattttattttatttttaaactttacaatattgtattagtttttccaaatatctaaatgaatctgccacaggtatacctgtgttccccatcctgaaccctcctccctcctccctccccatataccctccctctgggtcgtcccagtgcaccagccccaagcatccagtatcgtgcatcaaacctggactggtgactcgtttcatacatgatattatacatgtttcaatgccattctcccaaatctccccaccctctccctctcccacagagtccataagattgatctatacatcagtgtctcttttgcatgACTTATTGAATAAGGAGATATTTGGTCGAGAGAAATTAATGCAGGATATTCATTTCCAGCTGCA is a genomic window containing:
- the LOC113900856 gene encoding LOW QUALITY PROTEIN: RNA-binding protein with multiple splicing 2-like (The sequence of the model RefSeq protein was modified relative to this genomic sequence to represent the inferred CDS: deleted 3 bases in 2 codons), which translates into the protein MSNLKPTGEHSTGSTGSGGTLAEEEVRTLWVSGFPVDIKSRQLYLLFRPFKGHKGSLIMLTSRQPVGFVVFDCWAGAAAAKNALNGIRFDAENPQSLRLEFAKANTKMARNKLMTTRNPTNADPTLGAHFIAGDTYNLMGAAPIPASPEAWAPYPLYTMELTPAISHTAFTYPAATAAAAALHAQVRWYPSSDTTQPGWKYWHFCSLSTLVTTARGPCPAGEEATLSAPCPQVALQSPVLPHSLSPKPQGWIQGPSCWEGSLETEQVPTSQICFRKPPSRH